From the Hordeum vulgare subsp. vulgare chromosome 1H, MorexV3_pseudomolecules_assembly, whole genome shotgun sequence genome, the window AACTACAAATATTCAAAGTAAagtcgcaattgcaagtattcatagtcgggggagcaattgcaagtattcatagTCGGGTCGCAACTACAAATATTCATAGGCGGGTCGCAAGTGCAAATCATATTTGTGCAGCAACTACATGAAAAGGCTAGAATCAAGTTGTTTTTCACTAAGAAAAAAAAAATATTACATCACAATTTATATAATAAGGACACACTACTTCTTTGTACAAGAATGCTTAGTGGTCAAAGTAGTTGAAGCTAACAAGTCATTACGTTACTTTTTTCTCTATAAgggattttttttaaaagatACGATGTGAGAACCAAACCAGTAGTTATTGGACCGGTTAGATGGGACGCATAGCAACAACAACCAAAAATATGACATTTCAGCCCAAAAGAATAAAATGATGGGctaaaggaaataaaaaagataaatgtAAAATAAAATGATATTATGTGAATGAGACCATAGAGaatctcagctagctgagttCTAGGAACTCCCTCCAAGAAATCCTTTTTCTTGACGATTTGAAAGACATTTGCCTCATTACATCAAATTCTCTTGTTTGACATCAGTCCTCCTTGTTCGCACTGGATATGTCGCCAAAGAATAAGAATGTAAATGCATTGGCAAGATCATTAAAATATAACTATGATCATCATTTCACATACGACTGTACCAGTGGAGAAACAAAAATAATCTGAAGTCTGAAATATTTCGATTATATATCTGCACTTAATAATCGTCTATTTTTATATCGGTAGTAAAGATTTCACCGCACACTTTCTAAGAGGGCACACAGTTAATTACAACAAGTGGATCGATATCACACGACAACACGTTTACATAGTACATCTTACATTCCATCGAGGGGAAATTCCACACATGCATACATCAATTAATCGGTGTATATATGTAGACGTGATCAATAGTAGTGCAAGATCATCTTCATGTATCTCGAGCTATTTCAGGCCCTGGAAGAGCCTCTTCCTCTCCCGGATGTAGGCCTCGGACCTCTTGTTAATATCCTCTATGGACACGACGCCCGGCCTGGATGCGACGGGAACCTTACCAATGGTGACGGCCGTGCCATGACCGGCAGCACCTCGCCTCATGGTTGATGCTGCCATCGGGTTGGCGCCGTTGTACATCGACGGCTTGGTCACAAGGTTGCGGACGAGCTCGATCCTGTCGACCTTATGCACCCGCACCTCGCCGTTGGAGGGTGGCGTGGCTATCGTCGTTGTCTTGGCGCGTCGAAACATCCTGGCGGACTGGCGCGCCGGTTGCCGGTTTGGATATGTGGTTTTTTGCTTGGCCTTTGATGGCTTGGCCATGGATGCTGAGTGACCTCCGTTTTTGTAGGCCAGAGCGCTAGCTAGGTTGGGAGTGGTTCGGTGTGGTGGGATTTTTCAGGCATGGCCTGTGCCTCACCGGGAGAGTGCAAGTGTCATTATTCTGGCTTGTTTTTCGTTTGCTTTGAGATTCTCTCCCCTCATTTTTATATTCTCATAAAGCTTCTTGCCTGAATTTGGTTGGTAGATGCTATGGAAAATGAGCAAGTGACTGTGGTTACTTATCATTTGGGCATCTTTGTGGAGCCTCTGGTTCCAAAATATCAAGTATTAGCATTGATGTCATGCTTTAATTAGTAGGGAGAAGTATGGAACCAAAGAGACCTCGACTATGAGAACAAAACCTCATGTGTATAAAGGAAGTTTGAGGTCTTCTTCGGTACAACCCCTCCCCCTAAAACGTATAAGGGCAGTATGGTCATTACACGTTCTGTACCGTATATGTCGCGCCGTCCGCCCGCCCGTCGTACGCCCGCCCGCCCGTCGTACATATGCCACGTCACCCACGCGTCGACGGTTTGGTTGAAAAACAAATCTAACTTCATCACGCCTGACTCCGCCGTCGCGACTCCGCTGCCGCGACACTGCCGACGTGGCTCACCCCCCCCCCACGTCTCCGCCGACGCCGCGAGTCCAACACACGTCGCCTCCACCGCCGACGtctcgtctccgccgccgccggtaCGCCACCGCACACGTCTCCACCGGCGACGTGACCCTCTCCCTCCGCTTCGACGCCGGCGGTTGCAGTGACCGACGTGGCACCGACGTCGAACGATGTCGATCAACCCTTCGACGACGGACAGTAagttttttcatttaattcataCAATTTTTCACGATTTCATTGTACATTGATACAATACCTATTGAAAGGTTTATTAATAGATCAAGACAACACCGGACATGCTGGCGATGACTCTAGTAGTGATGATGAATCTTCGTCACTGAATGCAAATAAATCACTCGAACACAACTATATGAGTCAGGATGAATCATATAGTGGTAATGTAAGTGTTGTGTACGTTGACTATAAATAATGAAAATATAAGTTATTACATTAACACTTACAATTGCTGTTGAATTTAAATAGGTGCATGCTAATGTTGACAATGACGATTATGACAGCGATGATCAATCTTATGCTAAAAGTGGAACCGAGGTATGTTTTAAATATGTTGTTGTATTATTACTAACATACAAATTgtattaccacttatacttttgaaTCTGTACAGAGAAATACCGATGGTGACGCTGAGACGAGAACCTtacatgatgacaatgatgagaatgatgacaataatgaggatgataacaatgatgaggatggtgataatgatgaggatgatgataatgatgaggatgatgacaatgCATCTAATGAAGGAAATATGAGCGAAGTAAGTTATATTACATGTTCAAATTACTCATGAAAACTAACATATCAAAAGACTGACGAACATGGTGATATGTCTTATTTTGCAGGGTGCTGTTGATGGTTCTAATGGGAACGATGAGCATGTTGGCGATCTTGATTTTGACCTTGACATCAGCTATGATGAATATCAACAAGAGACATTGGATAGGCATTGGGAAGTCATGGCCAAGACATTCAGGTCAGAAGGAGAGGCGTACATGTTCTATAACCAGTACGCCAAAGATCGTGGATTCAGTATCAGGAGGGACTTGAAAAGATTTGGAAAAGGTTCCCAAAAAGTTTTACGCATGAGGAGGTATCTCTGTTTCAGGGTAGGAAAACGACACGCAAAATTTTTAACCATGGAAGGCCGGACCCGCAGACTGAGACCGGAGAGTCGATGTTTCTGTGAAGCCCATTTAAAAGTGAAGCTTGATAGAAAGAGTGGACTTTGGTATGTCAGCAGTTTCTTCGATGATCACAGCCATGTTCTTGCAAAACCGGACGAAGTCCCTTTCCTACGGTCTCACAATGTAATCAAAGATTTCCAGAAAGCAGAGATTTTAGCTATGGCAGGAGCTGGGATAAGAAAGCATATCATTTTTGATAACTTTGTCAGCAGGTACGGTTCGTACGCTAAGACAGGGTTTGTAAGGACGAAATTGTATAATATGTGCTACAGGGAGAAGATGAAACTGCTTGTCCAAGGTGATGTTGGCACTGCTATAGGAATCATGTTGGCTAGAAAGGACAGGGATCCGGATTTCTTCTTTGAGCATACCGTTGACGCTGAAGGTAGGTTGAACAACCTGTTCTGGTGTGATTCGCAATCATGTCGGGATTATCTTGACTATGGTGATGTCACTGTGTTCGACAGTACGTACAAGATGAATAGGTATGGAATGTCATTTATCCCTTTTGTTGGTCTCAACAATCACCGTTGCACTACGGTTTTTGCATGCGCCATTGTTTCAGATGAGACTGAAGGTACGTATGTTTGGCTGCTAGAGACGTTTTTGAAAGCTAACTGCCAGAAGAAGCCCCAGTCTGTAATTACTGATGGAGATGCAGCGATGATAAGGGCTATCAGGAAGGTGCTTCCTGACGTGTGGCATCGTCTATGTTCATGGCATAttgaaaaaacatgcagaaacacCTCCATCACAAGTCATTGAAGGAATTCAGGTCGCTCTTGTACTACGCCACCACACATGCAGTTTTCGAGGAGAGATGGGCCACGTTTGTTCAGAAATGGCAGACGGAGAAAACAAAAACATGGCTCCATAGGATGTACAGGAAGAAGAAGCTTTGGGCTGCATCATATTTGTCTGGTGGGTTATTTCTTGGTATGCGTAGTAATCAGAGGAGCGAGAGCCTGAACTCATGCCTGCACCTACATCTGGACTACGGTATGACAATTGTTGATATGATTGTACGCTATGAGAATTGCATCATGCGCCTGCGCGAGAATGAATCGCATGACGATTGCGTGGCCTCACAGACTCTACCAGTAGCAGTGACTGAGTGTAAGACCATTGAGGTGTTTGATGCCAAAGCATTCACGAAGGCAAACTTTTACATCTTACAGGAAGATTTAAAAAAGGTACATCAGCTTGAGGTAATTGATAGATTAAGAGGAGCAGACAGTCACAGATTCGTGGTTGCTTGGAAAAATAACAGGGATCATAGATTTAATGTGAACTACGCACCAGGTAACTCTGCAGAAACAATAAAGTGCAGTTGTCGAAGTATGACTCGCAAAGGCCTTCCTtgcaagcatattcttcatgttttGAATGCACTCAACTTACCTGCAATACCTAATTGTTGTATCCTGCGACGGTTCACGAAGAAAGCAAGATCTGGATTGCCCGTGAAGCGCACCAACGATCTGTTTTCATGGGGTTGGACGGGTAAGGAGGCCAGAGCTAGATATAGTACGTTGAGCAGTGTATCTGCAGAAGCTGCTCATATCGCATGTCATAACCCATTCTTATTCGACAAGATGCTGGCAGCAATGAAAGAAGTTATAGCGAATAAGGACATCTTGAATAAGGAAGAACCCAGTCAGCAAAGCTTTGTGAGTAATGATGAATTTCAGCCTAAGCAGAATCATATTCTTATTCGTGATCCAGTGAAGGTGTCCACCAAAGGGGCACCTAAACAGAATATTAGAGGTCAGGGTAAGAATGCTCCTCAGGTGACCAAAAATGGAAGACCAAAAGCATTTAATGAGAAAAGCGGACGTCTATGTAGACTATGCAGACTTCCAGGTCATAACAAGGCCACTTGCAACCAAAATCCAGAGTACGTATATGTTTGTTATTTTACTTATGTTGTTTCGTTTCGGTAATTATTTTCTTATAACCTATAATTTATTTCATGCAGTAATTGGGGTTGAAGACAGAAGCGGTGTTATTGTAATCTTTAGATTTTTATATCTGCAATAATATTGTGTTACATAACACAATATGTATATGTTTTTCTTGTTATTTAAGATAATACGTATATGTTTTTCATGTTATATGTTGTTCATTTTATATAAGACAATACTACGAGCACTTCAGCCGACATCGATTGTGCTATTTTTCAAATGCAAAATGCATGTACCGACGCCATGACGGCGTTGTGTGTTCTGGGTGAAAATCCGTCGCGTCGACCGCATGCGCCGACGTCACGCGGGAGCAGTTAACCCCATCGCGCCGACTGCATGCGCCGACGTCAACGCGGGGCCGCCGACCCCGTCGTTCCTGGGCAAAAAACGTCGCGCCGACTGCATCCCCCGACGCCACGAGAACGCAGAATGCCGTTGGTTTTTTCGTGCAAAAAAAGACGTCGCTGGGACTGCATGCGCCGACGTCACGCGGGGCCGTTGACCCGGTCGTTTTTCGGGCTAAACCCGTCGCGCCGACTACATGTCCCGACGCCACGCGAACGCAGAAAACGTCGCGCCGACTGTAAGCACCAGAACATAGCACAGGTGATAGAATTTTCAACAACAATCCGTAATATTTATATATTACTAAAactatataattattattatgtaTAAAATGTttaaacacaaaatatgataaAATCATCTACTCCCGTAGTAAACTCAAACACGCATTAATCTCCTCTGATGTCATCTATTTCTTTCTCCCTGCAATCCTAATAACTttgtctttaatttccccaagtgTGTTCTTCAAAGAAAAAATCAATTGCCCTATCATTAGCTCCCTCGAACCATCAATTGATCTCTGCAAAGCAACACACAAATTATTTTAGtccactataaatgttcatagtaAAGAGTACTAATATTAGTTTTGTACCTGTGGAAAAGATCGATCCCATGTATCGTCATTCCAATTTTTAAAGCAATGAAGAACAAATAATCCACATGAGTTCCTGATACATGTAattaataataaataattatgcATCACAAACATATAATACATCAACAttatatttgttggaaatatgccctagaggcaataataattagttattattatatttctttgttcatgataatcgtttattatccatgctataattgtattgattggaaacacaatacttgtgtggataaatagacaaaacactgtccctagtaagcctctagttgactagctcattgatcaaagatggtcaaggtttcctggccataggcaagtgttgttacttgataacgggatcacatcattaggagaatcatgtgatggactagacccaaactaatagacgtagcatgttgatcgtgtcattttgttgctactgttttctgcgttcaagtatttgttcctatgaccatgagatcatataactcactgacaccggaggaatgctttgtgtgtatcaaacgtcgcaacgtaactgggtgactataaagatgctctacaggtatctccgaaggtgttcgttgagttagtatggatcgagactgggatttgtcactccgtgtgacggagaggtgtctcggggcccactcggtaatacaacatcacacacaagccttgcaagcaatgtgacttagtgtaagttgcgggatcttgtattacggaacgagtaaagagacttgccggtaaacgagattgaaataggtatgcggatactgacgatcgaatctcgggcaagtaacataccgaaggacaaagggaatgacatacgggattatataaatccttggcactgaggttcaaacgataagatcttcgtagaatatgtaggatccaatatgggcatccaggtcccgctattggatattgaccgaggagtcactcggatcatgtctacatagttctcgaacccgctgggtctgcacacttaaggttcgacgttgttttatgcgtatttgagttatatggttggttaccgaatgttgttcggagtcccggatgagatcatggacatcacgagggtttccggaatggtccggaaacgaagatttatatataggatgaccacatttgattaccagaagattttcggagttaccgggaatgtaccgggaatgacgaatgggtttcggatgttcaccgggggggcaacccaccccggggaagcccataggccttgggggtggcgcaccagcccttagtgggctggtgggacagcccaaggaggccctatgcgccataggaagaaaatcaaagagaaaagaaaaaaaagaggaggtgggaaaagggggaaggactcctccttccaaacctagttggactcggtttggaaggggagggttgccccccttggctcggccgacccccttggggtcctTGGACCACCAAGGCaacgctccccctcttccccctatatatacggaggttttagggctgatttgacacaactttgccacggcagcccgaccacatatctccacgattttacctctagatcgcgtttctacggagctcgagcggagccctgccgagataagatcatcaccaacctccggagcgccgtcacgctgccggagaactcatctagctctccgtctctcttgctggatcaagaaggccgagatcatcgttgagctgtacgtgtgctgaacgcggaggtgccgtccgttcggcactagatcgtgggactgatcgcgggacggttcgcggggcggatcgagggacgtgaggacgttccactacatcaaccgcgttcactaacgcttctgctgtacgatctacaagggtacgtacatcaatcatcccctctcgtagatgtacatcatcatgataggtcttcgtgcgcgtaggaaaatttttgttttccatgcgacgttccccaacaatattcaACTACATACTCACCCATCTTCTTGTTGAGGCATGTCGTAGGTTTTAATAGGCAATGTGGATACATCCGGATACTGCACAGATCCGGTTGCATTTGCTTCTGCAATATCTGCTCCAATTTttcttctctaaaaatagcaataaaacacaAGAAACTTTCAATAAATAATGTAAACACACGATGGTTCCGCAATGCAAATATGTATTAAAACCTACCAAGTCCTCAACAAGTTTTCTAGTTGTATTGTCAAGTTCTTTTTTCATCAACGAGTCTAGAACCTGAAACTCTTCTTTTTCCTTATGCATGACGACCGTAACCCAATGGATGTTATCCTTGGTGAGAGCCATATAAGTCTgcataaagaaaaaaaagaaaatattagCTAGATCAATGCAACATTTTTAATAGTAGTGCATTATTTGTATACATTACAACCACAAGAACATACCTTAGGTGCTTTGAAATACTCGTTCATACACCTATTTACGGGTTCATTAGAGTTAGACACTTTTTGATACTCATTACCGTTTACATTCTTATCCTTTCTATATTCAAGCAGCCACGTCACCCTCCAAGTAGGTATTATGTAACGTTCTTCTTTAGCTTCCTCCAACAAAAAAGATGAGTATGCATTCATAACCTGAAAATAATATAACAAATGTAATAATTGTACTTTGTTGTCAAATATAATGTTAAAAATATAAATAACTTACATCGCCGCTTATCCATTGGCGGTTCAGAATCTGACAAGCTCTCTCTGCAGTCAAAGCGTCGGTCACACCATCATTGAAAATTTGTGTAGCTTTATGTTTCTTTGAGCGCTCACATGCGCGTACAAACATAACACTCGATTTTATTACATCGACGTCAGTTATTAAACAATTCTGCAAATCACAAATTAAAATTAGCAAGCGTAACTCTACAATAAACTTTGTTCTACGAAGATAATATTGATTCATAACAATCTTACTCACTATGGTAGAAAGTTTTGCACGCTTGATGGGTTTAACAACAACAAAAGGAGACTTTATGGCTCTTGATGCAGTGCGTTTACATTTGCCAATCCCCTTTTCCACTTGCTCATCTACTCCATTGTAATGACCCGATTCATGTGATGAAATTTCATTTGTATCTAAAGACGTGACCGCCTTCTCACGTGATACCTCGGGTACTTCGATAGGATCACTCCAATCACCCTTGAAACTATTCAGATATTCTCGAGTGCAATAATAAGATACATTACCTTCATCATCGTCCTTTTGCTTATTAATTTTACCTTGAGAAGGTGTGCGATAGTTGTCCTTATCAGACTGATAAACAAACTCCTTATGACCAAATGCACCATCATTTGTAGATTCATTAATGTCACCATAtagattctcttcttcttcctccatgttACCGGTTCTATAGAACACACCGGTTTTGTTCATTTTCTCAATCATCCTCTAAAAAAATATTTATTAACAAGAGTTATTTAAGTCAATGAAATACATTATGCACGATAATAAAATAGTGTTGCATCGTTACTCGTGCGCATAACTCTGGCAAGCAACGCATTTCCTTGCGTATTTCCTTCAGCTCATGCCAAATGCGGTTCATAACATTACTCACGGAAGCCTGTGATGTGTTGCTCTCTTTCTTCTTTCCACTAACAATAGAATTTTTAgtacttgattttttatttttttcagctTGTTCTTGAGCAATTTTTTTCACCCTATACTCATATGTAATATTGTCATCAATCTACAAAAACAATAATTAGAGATCGATAATTATACATCTAATTTATACAATAAGTCAAACCATGGAAATGTAACATTAAAAAATAAATTTAGAGAATATGGATTACCATTCCAACACCACGACCATAATCATAGTCGTATTTGTCTCTTTTC encodes:
- the LOC123407125 gene encoding uncharacterized protein LOC123407125; translated protein: MAKPSKAKQKTTYPNRQPARQSARMFRRAKTTTIATPPSNGEVRVHKVDRIELVRNLVTKPSMYNGANPMAASTMRRGAAGHGTAVTIGKVPVASRPGVVSIEDINKRSEAYIRERKRLFQGLK